GGACGCGCTGAAACGCTCGATGCGCTGGGACGAGGAAGCATTCGGCCGCGAATATGATCTCGACGTCTTCAATATCGTCGCGGTGTCCGACTTCAACATGGGCGCGATGGAGAACAAAGGCCTCAACGTCTTCAACGATAAATACGTCCTGGCCTCGCCCGAGACCGCGACCGACGGCGATTATGCGCAGATCGAAGCCGTCATCGCCCACGAATATTTCCATAACTGGACCGGCAACCGGATCACCTGCCGCGACTGGTTTCAGCTTTGTCTGAAAGAAGGCCTCACGGTCTTCCGCGACCATGAATTCTCGGCCGACATGCGCTCGCGCGCGGTGCGCCGCATCGCCGATGTACGAACCTTGCGGGCGCAGCAATTCCCCGAGGATGCTGGCCCGCTCGCGCATAACGTCCGGCCCGAAACCTATTATGAGATCAATAATTTCTACACGGCGACGGTTTACGAAAAGGGTGCCGAAATCATCCGCATGTTGAAGGTGTTGATCGGCGCGGAAAAGTTTCGCGCCGGGATGGACCTATACTTTGCGCGTTATGATGGGACGGCGGCGACGGTCGAACAGTTCATTGCCTGTTTCGCCGAAGTTTCAGGCCGCGATCTGACGCAGTTCTTCCGTTGGTACACGCAGGCCGGTACGCCGCTCGTCGAAGTGGCCGCCAATTACGATCCAGCGACGCAGGCGTTGACCCTCGATCTCGCGCAAAGCAGCAAGCCGACGCCGGGCCAAGACCAAAAGCTGCCGTTCGTCATCCCGATCGAACTTGGCCTCTTGAGCCGTGACGGTAAAATCTTCGACCTCGTGACGGGGCCGCAAGACGGGGCGAGCGCCGATGAACTTGTCGGAGGCTTGATCGAACTGACGACGCCGCAGCGGCGTGTTGTTTTCCACGCGCTGTCGGAACAGCCTGTCGTCTCGTTGCTGCGCGGCTTTTCCGCGCCGGTGAGCCTCGCCTATGCCGCAAGCGAAGAAGACCTCATCGCGCAGACGGCGCATGACGGCGACAGCTTCAACCGCTGGCAGGCTTCGCAGACCTATGCGACACGGCTGCTTCTGCGCTCAGTCGAGCAGGTTCGCGCTGGGGATGGACCGGTCTCGGACGCGCGTTTCATTGAAGCCTTGCGCCATGTTCTGAAGACGAGCGCTGCCGACCCTGCGTTCGCCGCGCAAGTCGTGACGTTGCCGGGCGAGGCCGACATTGCCCGCGAGATCGGCAACCACGTCGACCCCGATGCGATCTTCGTGGCGCGAAAAGCGTTGCGCCAAGCGATCGGTAGCAGCCTCACCGCGGAACTCCGCGCGATCTATGATTCTCTCGCCGATGACGGCGCCTATTCGCCCGATTCGGCCGCAGCCGGGCGCCGCGCTTTGCGCAATGCAGCACTCGATCTTTACGCAGCCGCAAATCCCGAGGGGGTTACGCTCGCCGAAACACAGTTCGCACGCGCACGCTTCATGACCGACAAAATCACCGCGCTCAACATCATGGCGCTCCAACCCGGCGCAGCGCGTGAAGCGGCCCTGCAAGCCTATTACGAGACTTACCGGAACGAGCCGCTCGCCATCGACAAGTGGTTCGCCTTGCAAGCGGCCATCCCTGAATCCGGCACACTCGCCCGCGTCAAAAATCTGATGCAGCATCCCGGCTTTTCGATCGGAAATCCCAATCGCACCCGTGCCTTAATCGGCGCCTTCGCGGCTGGTAATCAGACGCAATTCAATGCGCCGGATGGCAGCGGCTACGAGTTCGTGACGTCGATAGTCTTGCAGCTCGATGAGAAAAATCCGCAGGTCGCGGCGCGGCTTCTGGGGGCTTTCAAAAGCTGGCGGGCGCTTGAGGCGCATCGGCGTTTACTGGCGGAAAATGCGTTGCGTCGCGTTGCATCACACGGGCGTCTGTCGGCAGACGTCAAGGATATCGTCGAGCGCTCGCTCGCCTGACCTAATCAATTTTCTTTTCAGGATTCATTAATCTCTGGACAAATCACCGCTCTCGGATTCAGATGTGTCGGATTCGAAGAGATGCGGCACATCGACTTCGGATCGTTTCGAGGGGGCTCCACGATGATCCGTGCGGATGCAGCGGGCCTGTTGGCACGCGCTGATCTGTCTTACGCCAGGCAGCCAAAGGCCTCTCGCCTGAAGGCCTCCGATCAAACCTATCTTCAGTTTGAGCCCTGGCTCAGATTGGCTGTTCCGGCGCTCGTCGGCCTCTTCGTCGCCGCGCTAAGCGCAACACTCATCATCATCCTTCTCGACGCGCACGACCGCGCCATCGCCGCGGCAGTAGATGATCTCGAACTCGTCGCCGCCGCGACGGCGAACGACCTCGTCGGTCTCGCCAAAGCGTCGGATCGCGATCCCAGTGTGGCGTTGCTACACGCCCTCCCCGCCCGTGCCCTCATGCGCGGCCGCCGCATCTTCATCAGCAATAACAAGGGCAACATTGTCGCGGCACTGCCGAAGGCGCTTCACCATGGCGGCGCACTGGCCGATTGTCTCGGCAGCGGACGGTTGTTGACGAGTCTGGCCGAACGCGGCGGTGTTCTGCGCGTCCGTCTTGATGACGGCACGGATGCCCTGGCGATTGTGCGGACTTTGCGAGCGCCGTACGGTCAGATTGCCTTCGTGCATCCGATCAGCGCCGTGCTGGCTGACTGGCGCGACGGCATCCTGCGGATGGCGGCGGCATTCTTGGCCACGATCGTTGTGCTTCTGTCCGTCGCTGTGGCGTACTTTTGGCAAGCGGCGCGGGCGCGTAAGGCCGATATTTTCTGCAACCGCATTCGCGACAGGATCGATACCGCCCTCAATCGCGGCCGCTGCGGACTTTGGGATTGGGATCTCGCCCGCGGCCATGTCTATTGGTCGGATTCGATGTACGACATGCTTGGCCTGAAGCCGGAGCGGGCCTTTCTTTCCTTTGGCGAGATCAATGCGCTGGTTCATCCGCACGACGGCGATCTCGCCCATGTCGCTGAAATGCTCGCGGACTCACAGGCCAAAGCCATCGATCATTCGTTCCGGATGCGACACGCCAAGGGCCATTGGATCTGGCTGCGGGCGCGCGCCGAAATCGTACGTGAGGGGCCAGGCGAAGCCGCGCATCTCGTCGGCATCGCCGTCGATACATCAGAGCAAAAGATTCTCGCCGAACGGACAGCCACGGCAAATATGCGGCTGCGGGATGCACTGGAAACCGTCTCCGAAGCCTTTGTTCTTTGGGACAGAGAAAATCGGCTGGTCATGTGCAATTCCAAGTTCCAGCGATTTCACAATCTTCCCGACACCGCCGTCATCAGCGGGCAGCCTTATCAACAGGTGATGGCGCAAGGAACGTCGCCGCTGGTTCAATCGCAATTCGCCCTCGGCGAACGACCCTCTATCGGCGCGCGGACTTACGAAGCGCAACTCGGTGACGGCCGGTGGCTGCAGATCGATGAACGCCGCACCAAGGATGGCGGCTACGTTTCGATCGGCACCGACATCACCGCCCTCAAGCGGCACGAAAGCCAATTGCTCGACTCCGAGCGGCGCCTCACCGCAACGGTCGCGGATTTGCACAAGTCACGTCAGACGCTCGAGCATCAGGCGCAGCAGCTTGCAGAACTTGCCGAGAAATATCTCGAACAAAAAGCCGAGGCCGAATCCGCAAGCCGAGCGAAATCCGAGTTTCTTGCCAACATGAGCCACGAACTGCGTACGCCGCTTAATGCGATCATCGGGTTCTCGGACATGATGATCGGCGAAGTCTTCGGCGCCCTGCCCGCGCGCTATCTCGATTATTCCAAGGATATCCAAAGCAGCGGTCAGCAATTGCTGGCACTGATTTCAGATGTGCTTGAAATGTCGCGGCTCGATGCCGGGCGTGTCAAATTGCAGAAAGCCGAGGTCGCAATCGGCACGATCGTGTCCGCCGCGCTGCAAGGCATCGAAGCGGCAGCACGCGAGAAGTCGATTGCGCTGACAAGCCAGATCGCGGCCACCGCCAGACTTCATGCCGATTCCGCGGCCCTCGAACGGGTTATCGCCGCGCTC
This Methylovirgula sp. DNA region includes the following protein-coding sequences:
- a CDS encoding ATP-binding protein translates to MIRADAAGLLARADLSYARQPKASRLKASDQTYLQFEPWLRLAVPALVGLFVAALSATLIIILLDAHDRAIAAAVDDLELVAAATANDLVGLAKASDRDPSVALLHALPARALMRGRRIFISNNKGNIVAALPKALHHGGALADCLGSGRLLTSLAERGGVLRVRLDDGTDALAIVRTLRAPYGQIAFVHPISAVLADWRDGILRMAAAFLATIVVLLSVAVAYFWQAARARKADIFCNRIRDRIDTALNRGRCGLWDWDLARGHVYWSDSMYDMLGLKPERAFLSFGEINALVHPHDGDLAHVAEMLADSQAKAIDHSFRMRHAKGHWIWLRARAEIVREGPGEAAHLVGIAVDTSEQKILAERTATANMRLRDALETVSEAFVLWDRENRLVMCNSKFQRFHNLPDTAVISGQPYQQVMAQGTSPLVQSQFALGERPSIGARTYEAQLGDGRWLQIDERRTKDGGYVSIGTDITALKRHESQLLDSERRLTATVADLHKSRQTLEHQAQQLAELAEKYLEQKAEAESASRAKSEFLANMSHELRTPLNAIIGFSDMMIGEVFGALPARYLDYSKDIQSSGQQLLALISDVLEMSRLDAGRVKLQKAEVAIGTIVSAALQGIEAAAREKSIALTSQIAATARLHADSAALERVIAALLHNAVKFTPEHGSVNIRARHVNGALNVYVEDNGVGIAPAALERLGRPFEQWNAPLANGMKGAGLGLAIARSLVALHGGSIRIRSTPGHGTIVQVHLPIEKPAFAVASKPAARRPLTSVQPHVAGRAISRPEIQVSRRPY
- the pepN gene encoding aminopeptidase N; protein product: MRTDVAQPIRLADYRAPDYLIDRVDLDIRLDQHATRVVSRLSIRPNPKGNAGADLVLDGDGLKIKRLVLDGAGLDTNANFVTPDRLTIASPPDEPFTLEIETELNPSANTQLMGLYRTGLAYCSQCEAEGFRRITYFLDRPDVLSVYSVRLEAEISEAPVLLSNGNMTAASAIEGTTRHFAVWHDPFPKPCYLFAAVGGDLGAIHDTFVTASGREVKLGIYVEHGKEASATYAMDALKRSMRWDEEAFGREYDLDVFNIVAVSDFNMGAMENKGLNVFNDKYVLASPETATDGDYAQIEAVIAHEYFHNWTGNRITCRDWFQLCLKEGLTVFRDHEFSADMRSRAVRRIADVRTLRAQQFPEDAGPLAHNVRPETYYEINNFYTATVYEKGAEIIRMLKVLIGAEKFRAGMDLYFARYDGTAATVEQFIACFAEVSGRDLTQFFRWYTQAGTPLVEVAANYDPATQALTLDLAQSSKPTPGQDQKLPFVIPIELGLLSRDGKIFDLVTGPQDGASADELVGGLIELTTPQRRVVFHALSEQPVVSLLRGFSAPVSLAYAASEEDLIAQTAHDGDSFNRWQASQTYATRLLLRSVEQVRAGDGPVSDARFIEALRHVLKTSAADPAFAAQVVTLPGEADIAREIGNHVDPDAIFVARKALRQAIGSSLTAELRAIYDSLADDGAYSPDSAAAGRRALRNAALDLYAAANPEGVTLAETQFARARFMTDKITALNIMALQPGAAREAALQAYYETYRNEPLAIDKWFALQAAIPESGTLARVKNLMQHPGFSIGNPNRTRALIGAFAAGNQTQFNAPDGSGYEFVTSIVLQLDEKNPQVAARLLGAFKSWRALEAHRRLLAENALRRVASHGRLSADVKDIVERSLA